The following proteins come from a genomic window of Paeniglutamicibacter kerguelensis:
- a CDS encoding lactonase family protein, producing the protein MGNQYWVGAYSPDGGGTSQGIRAIEYRNGSLHDLGLAHPADSPSWITAHPGLPVIYAALEHRGEIAAYRVVSSNKVESLGRPVAAGALLCHLTLDAVGSTLIGSCYGDGRVLAYPIAADGSLGEPHLAVASEDPYAREGHAPRASRSHQSATLRNGRIITTDLGHDSLRVWDLVAGQLVLRQRIILNKGDGPRHLVEHPSGLIYVVTEHSVEIIMLAPSQEGGYEVRSRTALGDAFIPGEHYPSEISLDSRANRLYVGVRGAGSIAVLGIGADGVPLPIGMESCAGDWPRHHVQAGQALIVANQLSNTIVAFGLNAEDGRPDRRLSCLKLESPTCLAAQTLP; encoded by the coding sequence ATGGGAAACCAGTACTGGGTCGGCGCCTATTCGCCGGATGGCGGCGGCACAAGCCAAGGAATTCGTGCGATCGAGTATCGCAACGGGTCGCTGCATGACCTTGGGCTGGCCCACCCTGCCGATTCCCCTTCCTGGATCACCGCGCACCCTGGACTCCCCGTCATCTATGCGGCGCTCGAGCACCGTGGCGAAATCGCTGCCTACCGGGTCGTTTCCTCCAACAAGGTCGAATCCCTTGGCCGCCCCGTGGCTGCCGGCGCCCTGCTCTGCCACCTCACCCTTGACGCCGTGGGAAGCACGCTGATCGGCAGTTGCTACGGGGACGGCAGGGTCCTTGCCTACCCGATTGCCGCCGACGGCTCGCTGGGGGAACCACACTTGGCCGTGGCCTCGGAAGACCCCTATGCCAGGGAGGGCCACGCGCCGCGGGCGTCGCGCTCCCACCAAAGCGCCACGCTACGCAACGGCCGCATCATCACCACCGATCTGGGTCACGACAGCCTGCGCGTCTGGGATTTGGTGGCCGGCCAGCTGGTGTTGCGCCAACGCATCATCCTGAACAAGGGCGACGGCCCCCGCCACCTGGTTGAGCACCCCTCCGGCTTGATCTACGTGGTCACCGAACACAGCGTTGAAATCATCATGCTGGCCCCGAGCCAGGAGGGCGGCTACGAGGTCCGCTCTCGCACGGCATTGGGCGACGCGTTCATCCCCGGGGAACACTATCCCTCGGAGATATCCCTGGACTCGCGGGCCAACCGGCTCTACGTGGGAGTGCGCGGCGCGGGCTCGATCGCGGTGCTGGGTATCGGTGCCGACGGGGTGCCGCTGCCGATCGGCATGGAATCGTGCGCCGGCGATTGGCCGCGGCACCATGTTCAGGCAGGGCAGGCGCTGATCGTCGCAAACCAGCTTTCCAACACCATCGTGGCGTTCGGGCTGAATGCAGAGGACGGAAGGCCCGACCGCCGGCTGAGCTGCCTGAAGCTCGAGAGCCCGACGTGCCTCGCCGCCCAGACACTTCCCTGA
- a CDS encoding multicopper oxidase family protein, protein MPRPYAAAFVRPPVLTPQYVTTDPDGAKVNHYRITMRQASAQILPRKTTNILGFNGIFPGPTIELEQGTRSMVHMRNQLPKNHPTLGHLLATSTHLHGSASLPQYDGYASDVTLPGFYKDYFYPNFQPARTLWYHDHGVHFTAQNVYSGLAAMYIMHDKAERALLPQGAFDVPIVISDAMFAANGSLGYDDRNRSGLWGDVVLVNGRPWPLMKVQPRVYRFRVLNASVSRSYRPTLSTGDPVYVVATDGGLMPTTQAVKYWRHGSAERYEVLIDFSKYKPGQRIELRNLSNENNRDFDNTNKIMAFEVVAPPSEKEMKLDPKWNYIPTTLVDSHVMRLTKNDAVKKRQFRVQRGDEDGPWNISSMTWEDVIASNFKLAGADPKLGAVEIWELENKSGGWFHPIHIHLIDFQILSRNGKPPAAWERGPKDVMYVGENEKIQVIMQFGPHKGRYMVHCHNLVHEDHSMMFQFRVGLGVNDPDVNDPILAAPAKLDPETGPA, encoded by the coding sequence ATGCCCAGGCCGTATGCGGCCGCTTTCGTCCGGCCGCCGGTCTTGACACCGCAGTACGTCACGACGGACCCCGACGGCGCCAAGGTGAACCATTATCGGATCACCATGCGCCAGGCCTCCGCGCAGATCTTGCCGCGGAAGACTACCAACATCCTCGGATTCAACGGCATCTTCCCCGGCCCCACCATCGAGCTGGAACAAGGCACCCGCTCAATGGTGCACATGCGCAACCAGCTGCCGAAAAACCACCCGACGCTCGGCCATCTGCTTGCGACTTCCACCCACCTGCACGGCTCGGCATCACTGCCGCAGTATGACGGCTATGCCAGCGATGTGACTTTGCCCGGGTTCTACAAGGACTATTTCTACCCGAACTTCCAGCCTGCCCGCACGCTCTGGTACCACGACCACGGCGTCCATTTCACTGCCCAGAATGTCTATTCCGGCCTCGCGGCGATGTACATCATGCATGACAAGGCGGAGCGGGCGCTACTGCCGCAGGGAGCCTTTGACGTTCCCATTGTGATCAGTGACGCGATGTTCGCAGCGAACGGCAGCCTTGGCTACGACGACCGGAACCGTTCAGGCCTCTGGGGCGACGTGGTCCTGGTCAACGGCAGGCCCTGGCCGCTGATGAAGGTCCAGCCCCGGGTTTACCGCTTCCGGGTCCTCAACGCCTCGGTCTCGCGCTCGTACAGGCCGACGCTCAGCACGGGGGACCCTGTCTATGTGGTCGCCACCGACGGCGGGCTGATGCCGACGACCCAGGCCGTCAAGTACTGGCGCCACGGATCGGCCGAACGGTACGAGGTGCTGATCGACTTCAGCAAGTACAAGCCGGGCCAACGGATCGAATTGCGGAACCTGTCGAACGAAAACAACCGGGACTTCGACAACACGAACAAGATCATGGCCTTCGAAGTCGTCGCGCCGCCTAGCGAGAAGGAGATGAAGCTGGACCCGAAGTGGAACTACATCCCCACCACGCTGGTGGACAGCCACGTGATGCGGCTGACCAAGAACGACGCGGTCAAAAAACGCCAGTTCAGGGTGCAGCGGGGCGACGAGGACGGGCCGTGGAACATCAGCAGCATGACCTGGGAAGACGTCATCGCCAGCAACTTCAAGCTCGCCGGCGCGGACCCCAAGCTGGGCGCCGTGGAAATCTGGGAACTCGAGAACAAGTCCGGCGGCTGGTTCCATCCCATCCACATCCACCTGATTGATTTCCAGATCCTGAGCCGCAACGGCAAGCCACCCGCGGCCTGGGAACGGGGGCCGAAGGATGTGATGTACGTCGGAGAAAACGAGAAGATCCAGGTGATCATGCAATTCGGTCCGCACAAGGGCCGTTACATGGTGCACTGCCACAACCTCGTCCACGAGGACCACTCCATGATGTTCCAGTTCCGGGTGGGCCTGGGCGTGAATGATCCCGACGTCAATGATCCGATCTTGGCCGCGCCGGCCAAGCTGGACCCGGAAACAGGGCCGGCGTGA
- a CDS encoding YhgE/Pip domain-containing protein, whose product MTTLRLALSELKRMTSGRLPRLAIFAMCLVPLLYGALYLYANWDPYAHLHNVKAAIVNLDAGSEQDGKELQVGDDVTKELLDDGTFGWTVVKSEAEAEAGVASGDYSFSMTIPKDFSANLASPGDFEKAQQAILKITTNDANNYMVGTFADKLAGQVHNTVAKEVGTQTADALLTGFSDIHTNMVKAADGAGDLHTGTVKLSDGVGTLADGVGSLNEGATKLDTGAGDLGNGANTLHQGTSSLVSGQKKLAKGADQLADGAGTLADGTKDLNAGLGQLKSKTKELPAKTKQLDDGADTAAEASKKLSTGAAQVAAGNKALNDKVSQAADTITALEKDAEKRLDAAKATLDARTAELIKSGAITQAQADELTAAVKQTAGSSGIETQVADTKKQLATARSQISALADGSAQVAAGAKELSGGLSILADGTGQLAGAMPALKSGISDAAAGASKLNDGAHTLASGASTLAGGQRDALAGAKKLDTGAGSLAAGANTLHEGTGTLVAGVTDLGDGVGELGSGATELKDGAGELSTKLADGSAEVPNPNPTTREQISSVIGDPVDIKRTDQAKASVYGEGLAPFFMTLAIWIGAFILVQIMRPITKRALASNAANWKIAVGGWLPFLGISMLQGTILYAVVLFGLGLNTAHPWMTWGLFLLASMAFTAIIQGICALLGTPGKMVVLVLMVLQLVSSGGTFPWETTPDALHVAHRWLPMGHVVTGLRHLMYGADLSVLGPIVAGLVGYTILGLVASTIAVRLHKTWTLKTLQPELSA is encoded by the coding sequence ATGACCACGCTGCGCCTGGCGCTCTCCGAACTCAAGCGCATGACCTCCGGCCGCCTGCCGCGGCTGGCAATCTTTGCCATGTGCCTGGTCCCGTTGCTCTACGGCGCGCTGTACCTTTACGCCAACTGGGACCCCTACGCGCACCTGCACAACGTCAAGGCCGCCATCGTGAACCTCGACGCCGGTTCCGAGCAGGACGGCAAGGAGCTGCAGGTCGGCGACGACGTCACCAAGGAGCTGCTCGACGACGGCACCTTCGGCTGGACCGTGGTGAAATCCGAGGCCGAGGCCGAGGCGGGGGTTGCCAGCGGCGACTACTCCTTCTCCATGACCATCCCCAAGGATTTCTCGGCGAACCTCGCCTCCCCCGGCGACTTCGAGAAGGCCCAGCAGGCCATCCTGAAGATCACCACCAATGACGCGAACAACTACATGGTCGGCACCTTCGCAGACAAGCTCGCCGGCCAGGTCCACAACACCGTGGCCAAGGAGGTCGGCACGCAAACCGCCGACGCCCTGCTCACCGGTTTCTCCGACATCCACACCAACATGGTCAAGGCCGCGGACGGCGCCGGGGACCTGCACACCGGAACCGTGAAGCTCTCCGACGGAGTGGGCACCCTTGCCGACGGCGTGGGCTCCCTCAACGAAGGGGCCACCAAGCTGGACACCGGTGCCGGGGACCTGGGCAACGGCGCCAACACCCTGCACCAAGGCACCTCGTCGTTGGTGTCCGGCCAAAAGAAGCTGGCCAAGGGAGCCGACCAGCTCGCCGACGGCGCCGGCACGCTGGCGGACGGCACCAAGGACCTCAACGCGGGATTGGGCCAGCTCAAGTCCAAGACCAAGGAGCTTCCCGCCAAGACCAAGCAACTCGACGACGGCGCGGACACCGCGGCCGAGGCCTCCAAGAAGCTCTCGACCGGCGCCGCCCAGGTCGCTGCGGGCAACAAGGCCCTGAATGACAAGGTCAGCCAGGCGGCGGACACCATCACCGCCCTGGAGAAGGACGCGGAAAAACGCCTCGACGCGGCGAAGGCCACGCTCGATGCCCGCACCGCGGAACTCATCAAGTCCGGGGCCATCACCCAGGCCCAGGCCGATGAACTGACCGCCGCAGTGAAGCAGACCGCGGGTTCCAGCGGCATCGAAACCCAGGTTGCGGACACCAAGAAGCAGCTGGCAACGGCCCGCTCGCAGATATCGGCACTGGCCGACGGCTCGGCCCAGGTTGCCGCCGGCGCCAAGGAACTTTCCGGAGGCCTCTCCATACTCGCCGACGGAACCGGCCAACTCGCCGGGGCCATGCCCGCCCTGAAGTCCGGCATTTCCGATGCCGCCGCCGGGGCCTCCAAGCTCAACGACGGTGCGCACACCCTGGCTTCCGGCGCCTCGACGCTGGCCGGCGGCCAACGCGACGCCCTGGCCGGCGCCAAGAAACTCGACACCGGCGCGGGTTCCCTCGCCGCCGGCGCCAACACCCTGCACGAGGGCACGGGCACGCTCGTGGCCGGCGTGACGGACCTGGGCGACGGGGTCGGCGAACTCGGTTCGGGTGCCACCGAGCTCAAGGACGGGGCCGGGGAACTGAGCACCAAGCTGGCCGACGGAAGCGCGGAGGTTCCCAACCCGAACCCGACCACGCGCGAACAGATCTCCTCCGTCATCGGCGACCCCGTGGACATCAAGCGCACCGACCAGGCCAAGGCCAGCGTGTACGGCGAGGGCCTGGCACCGTTCTTCATGACCCTTGCCATCTGGATCGGAGCGTTCATCCTGGTGCAGATCATGCGCCCGATCACCAAGCGCGCACTGGCCTCCAACGCCGCGAACTGGAAGATCGCGGTGGGCGGCTGGCTGCCGTTCCTGGGCATCTCGATGCTCCAGGGCACGATCCTCTACGCCGTGGTGCTCTTCGGCCTCGGCCTGAACACCGCGCACCCGTGGATGACCTGGGGATTGTTCCTGCTGGCGTCCATGGCGTTCACGGCGATCATCCAGGGCATCTGCGCGCTGCTGGGCACCCCCGGCAAGATGGTGGTGCTGGTGCTCATGGTGCTGCAGCTGGTCTCCTCCGGCGGGACCTTCCCGTGGGAAACCACCCCGGACGCCCTGCACGTGGCACACCGCTGGCTGCCCATGGGGCACGTCGTCACCGGGCTGCGCCACCTGATGTACGGCGCGGACCTCAGCGTGCTCGGACCCATCGTCGCGGGCCTGGTCGGCTACACGATCCTGGGCCTGGTTGCCAGCACGATCGCAGTACGCTTGCATAAGACCTGGACCCTGAAGACACTGCAACCGGAGCTGAGCGCATGA
- the lepB gene encoding signal peptidase I, with product MSAARTDRPGARALPRRRGKAVAVVLAVLLALSCRLWILEPVAVESDSMEPTVGAGSLVFVFKPGPELSGVHSGDLVVFPSPADGTPVIKRVVAVGGQQIEVQDAVLYVDSSPVNEPFVDLATIDGTYYPRTEVPAGTVFVMGDNRERSIDSRDYGPVPLESIDGLVLGPRP from the coding sequence GTGAGCGCGGCCAGGACGGACCGCCCCGGCGCGCGGGCTCTTCCCCGGCGGCGGGGAAAGGCTGTTGCCGTCGTCCTCGCGGTGCTCCTTGCCTTGTCGTGCCGGCTCTGGATCCTGGAGCCGGTCGCCGTGGAATCGGACAGCATGGAACCCACGGTCGGTGCCGGCAGTCTGGTGTTTGTCTTCAAGCCGGGGCCGGAACTCTCCGGCGTGCATTCCGGTGATCTGGTGGTCTTCCCGTCCCCGGCGGACGGCACGCCCGTGATCAAGCGAGTGGTGGCCGTCGGAGGACAGCAAATCGAGGTCCAGGACGCCGTGCTGTATGTCGATTCGTCCCCCGTGAACGAGCCGTTCGTTGACTTGGCCACGATCGACGGAACCTACTATCCGCGCACCGAGGTTCCCGCCGGGACCGTTTTTGTCATGGGCGACAACCGGGAGCGATCCATCGATTCGCGCGACTACGGCCCCGTTCCGCTGGAAAGCATCGACGGACTGGTCCTCGGGCCGAGGCCCTGA
- a CDS encoding phosphoenolpyruvate carboxykinase (GTP), whose translation MSESSDQKVIDAAPTTHSKLAAWVQEVAELTQPDHVYWVDGTQEENDRLTAELVAAGTLKKLTHESFPNSFAAFSDPKDVARVEERTFICSENEHDAGFTNNWMAPAVMKEKLNGLFDGSMRGRTMYVIPFVMGPLDAEQPQYGVEISDSAYVVTSMRIMARIGNDVLRKMEAEDAFFVPALHTVGAPLAPGDEDVAWPCNEDKWIVHFPEERSIWSYGSGYGGNALLGKKCYALRIASVMARDEGWLAEHMLILKLTNPEGKSYNVAAAFPSACGKTNLALLDPTIEGWKAETLGDDINWMRIGKEGELRGVNPEYGLFGVAPGTGWSTNPNAMRAITKGNSIFTNVALTDDGGVWWEGMTDQAPAHLTDWLGNDWTPDSGRVAAHPNSRFCTPIDQIDMLSPEYYNPEGVEIHAILFGGRRKTTIPLVTEARSWTNGIFMGSTLSSETTAAAAGAVGVVRRDPMAMLPFIGYNAGDYLNHWDSIEGKANPARLPKIFLVNWFRRNAEGGFAWPGFGDNSRVLKWAIDRIEGKADARETPIGYVPTGDSVDLTGLDMTPAEVEAAVTVDKDEWITELASIEEWYANFGDALPDSLQAELDGLRERLGA comes from the coding sequence ATGAGCGAGAGCTCGGACCAGAAGGTCATCGATGCAGCACCGACTACGCATTCAAAGCTGGCAGCTTGGGTGCAGGAAGTTGCGGAACTGACGCAGCCTGACCATGTCTATTGGGTAGATGGCACGCAGGAAGAGAACGATCGACTGACCGCCGAACTCGTTGCTGCAGGCACCCTGAAGAAGCTCACGCACGAATCGTTCCCGAATTCCTTCGCTGCATTCTCCGATCCCAAGGACGTTGCCCGCGTCGAGGAACGCACCTTCATCTGCTCGGAAAACGAGCACGACGCCGGCTTCACCAACAACTGGATGGCCCCGGCGGTCATGAAGGAAAAGCTCAACGGGCTTTTCGACGGCTCCATGCGTGGCCGCACCATGTATGTCATCCCGTTCGTGATGGGCCCGCTCGACGCCGAGCAGCCACAGTACGGTGTTGAGATTTCGGACTCGGCCTATGTTGTCACTTCCATGCGCATCATGGCCCGCATCGGCAACGATGTGCTGCGCAAGATGGAAGCCGAGGACGCCTTCTTCGTTCCTGCGCTGCACACCGTGGGTGCCCCGCTGGCCCCGGGCGACGAGGATGTCGCCTGGCCGTGCAACGAGGACAAGTGGATCGTGCACTTCCCCGAAGAGCGCTCCATCTGGTCCTACGGTTCGGGCTACGGCGGAAACGCCCTGCTGGGCAAGAAGTGCTACGCCCTGCGCATCGCCTCGGTCATGGCCCGCGACGAAGGCTGGCTTGCCGAGCACATGCTCATCCTCAAGCTGACCAACCCGGAAGGCAAGAGCTACAACGTGGCGGCCGCTTTCCCGTCGGCTTGCGGTAAGACCAACCTGGCCCTGCTGGATCCGACCATCGAGGGATGGAAGGCCGAGACCCTGGGCGATGACATCAACTGGATGCGCATCGGCAAGGAAGGCGAGCTTCGCGGCGTCAACCCGGAATACGGCCTCTTCGGCGTCGCCCCGGGCACCGGCTGGTCCACCAACCCCAACGCCATGCGCGCCATCACCAAGGGCAACTCCATCTTCACCAACGTTGCGCTCACCGATGACGGTGGCGTTTGGTGGGAAGGCATGACGGACCAGGCGCCTGCGCACCTGACTGACTGGCTGGGCAACGACTGGACCCCGGATTCCGGCCGTGTTGCGGCACACCCGAACTCCCGCTTCTGCACGCCGATCGACCAGATCGACATGCTTTCCCCGGAGTACTACAACCCGGAAGGCGTGGAAATCCACGCCATCCTCTTCGGCGGCCGCCGCAAGACCACCATCCCGCTGGTCACCGAAGCCCGTAGCTGGACCAACGGCATCTTCATGGGTTCGACCCTGTCCTCGGAAACCACCGCAGCCGCTGCCGGTGCCGTGGGCGTTGTCCGCCGCGACCCGATGGCCATGCTGCCGTTCATCGGCTACAACGCCGGCGACTACCTGAACCACTGGGATTCCATCGAGGGCAAGGCCAACCCGGCGCGCCTGCCCAAGATCTTCCTGGTCAACTGGTTCCGACGCAACGCCGAGGGCGGGTTCGCCTGGCCGGGCTTCGGGGACAACTCCCGCGTGCTGAAGTGGGCCATCGATCGTATCGAGGGCAAGGCCGACGCCCGCGAGACCCCGATCGGCTACGTTCCGACCGGCGACTCCGTGGACCTGACCGGCCTGGACATGACCCCGGCCGAGGTCGAGGCCGCTGTCACCGTCGACAAGGACGAATGGATCACCGAGCTGGCCAGCATCGAGGAATGGTACGCCAACTTCGGTGATGCCCTGCCGGATTCCCTGCAGGCCGAACTCGACGGACTGAGGGAACGCCTGGGCGCCTAG
- a CDS encoding methyltransferase family protein: MKPLPFESLPAATVFAAAFAGFVLVNLQMGGAGWWGGASTLREPALDRGSLLVVALTTALGFGIGFPVSNKVLAATIAPDSPVTRWSVFILGIVVMVAGSLFRLWAIRTLGHFFTADVRVVAGQHVVTSGPYRRVRHPSYTGLIVAFAGMGLALGNWLSLLVLIVLPLVGLVFRIHVEEAALLAKLGDPYAQYMSRTKRLLPGIW; encoded by the coding sequence ATGAAACCGCTACCGTTCGAGTCGTTGCCTGCCGCTACGGTCTTCGCGGCGGCGTTCGCCGGCTTTGTCTTGGTCAACCTTCAAATGGGAGGCGCGGGTTGGTGGGGTGGAGCCAGCACATTGCGGGAGCCCGCGCTGGACCGAGGGTCGTTGCTGGTCGTCGCGCTGACGACTGCCCTGGGGTTCGGCATTGGTTTTCCAGTTTCCAACAAGGTGTTGGCAGCCACGATCGCGCCTGACAGCCCCGTCACCAGGTGGTCCGTGTTCATCCTGGGGATCGTCGTCATGGTTGCCGGGTCGCTGTTCAGGCTGTGGGCGATCAGGACGCTGGGACACTTCTTTACCGCGGATGTCCGCGTGGTGGCGGGCCAGCACGTCGTAACCTCCGGCCCATACAGGCGTGTTCGCCACCCGAGCTACACCGGCTTGATCGTTGCGTTCGCCGGAATGGGCCTGGCGCTCGGAAACTGGCTTTCTCTGCTCGTTCTCATCGTTCTTCCGTTGGTTGGCTTGGTCTTCCGCATCCACGTTGAGGAAGCGGCCCTGCTTGCCAAGCTGGGCGATCCCTATGCGCAGTACATGTCCCGTACGAAGCGATTGCTGCCCGGGATCTGGTAG
- a CDS encoding GH1 family beta-glucosidase: MKSNLEAQEFPWPQGFLWGSATAAAQIEGAARQDGKEDSIWDAFARVPGAISGGHNLETAVDHYHRYAQDVGIMKTLGLDSYRFSTSWARVVPGGRTVNQKGLDFYGRLVDELLEAGILPWLTLYHWDLPQELEERGGWANRETAHRFADYAEAVHGALGDRVAHWTTFNEPLCSSLIGYAAGEHAPGRTEPRAALAAVHHQHLAHGLVAKRLRELGAREIGITLNLTNAVPNDPNDPADEEAARRIDALWNRMFLDPVLRGSYPADLLRDVEGLGLGEVIQDGDLETIHQPIDFLGVNHYHDDNVSGHPLPAGEAAPLLPTGSTKSSPFVGSEYVSFPSRNLPRTAMGWEVNPQGLRVLLNRLANDYPDLQALYITENGAAYEDRVEADGSVADPERRDYIMEHIGAVAGAIEDGVDVRGYFVWSLLDNFEWAWGYGKRFGIVRVDYDTQVRTIKDSGLAYAELIRASREPKTAR; the protein is encoded by the coding sequence ATGAAAAGCAACCTAGAAGCCCAAGAATTTCCATGGCCCCAGGGTTTCCTGTGGGGCTCGGCCACCGCAGCGGCGCAGATCGAGGGGGCGGCACGCCAAGACGGCAAAGAAGACTCGATCTGGGATGCCTTTGCCAGGGTGCCGGGGGCGATCTCGGGCGGGCACAACTTGGAAACCGCCGTTGACCACTACCACCGCTATGCCCAAGACGTGGGAATCATGAAAACCTTGGGACTGGATTCGTATCGGTTCTCCACCAGCTGGGCGCGTGTCGTCCCCGGCGGACGAACGGTGAACCAGAAGGGACTGGACTTCTACGGCCGGCTGGTGGACGAACTCCTCGAGGCCGGAATCCTGCCCTGGCTCACGCTCTACCACTGGGACCTTCCCCAGGAGCTCGAGGAACGCGGCGGATGGGCCAACCGCGAGACGGCCCACCGTTTCGCGGATTACGCCGAGGCCGTCCACGGAGCGCTGGGGGACAGGGTCGCCCACTGGACGACGTTCAACGAACCGCTGTGCTCGTCACTCATCGGATATGCCGCCGGGGAACACGCCCCGGGGAGAACGGAACCGCGCGCGGCCTTGGCAGCCGTGCACCACCAGCACCTTGCACACGGCCTGGTGGCCAAACGCCTGCGCGAGCTCGGCGCAAGGGAAATCGGCATCACCCTGAACCTCACCAACGCCGTGCCCAACGATCCAAATGACCCGGCGGACGAGGAAGCAGCCCGCCGCATTGATGCATTGTGGAACCGGATGTTCCTGGACCCGGTCCTGCGGGGTTCCTATCCCGCTGATCTGCTCCGCGACGTAGAGGGGCTGGGCCTCGGGGAGGTCATCCAGGACGGGGACCTGGAAACCATCCACCAGCCGATCGATTTCCTTGGGGTCAATCACTACCACGACGACAACGTCTCGGGGCATCCGCTGCCCGCGGGCGAAGCGGCGCCGCTGCTGCCGACAGGGTCCACGAAGTCATCCCCGTTCGTGGGCAGCGAATACGTGAGCTTTCCGAGCCGGAACCTGCCGCGCACGGCCATGGGCTGGGAGGTCAACCCGCAGGGGCTGCGAGTGCTGCTCAACCGGCTGGCGAACGACTACCCCGACCTGCAGGCCCTCTACATCACCGAGAACGGTGCGGCCTACGAGGACCGCGTGGAGGCCGACGGCAGTGTCGCGGATCCCGAACGCCGCGATTACATCATGGAGCACATCGGCGCCGTGGCCGGGGCCATCGAGGACGGGGTGGATGTACGGGGGTATTTCGTGTGGTCGCTGCTGGACAACTTCGAATGGGCCTGGGGCTACGGAAAGCGTTTCGGCATCGTCCGGGTCGACTACGACACCCAGGTTCGAACGATCAAGGACAGCGGTCTGGCCTACGCCGAATTGATTCGGGCGAGCCGCGAACCGAAAACGGCACGCTAG
- a CDS encoding TetR/AcrR family transcriptional regulator, translating to MSETPSPRTRVRVTDSKHRLFSASMELIGTRGHHAVSVDEIAKAAGVSKGTVYYNFGSKGELIGELLNYGAAILFERLDDGARHADADLGLRLMVSGALEFIAEYPSFAQLWISEQWQADSAWAASLAQMRHEVISLVRTALGRMAADGPPAPGSPAVDLDALATAIFGAALILGRDRHVFHPERSVEGCVDAVMAFTAPLR from the coding sequence ATGAGCGAGACCCCGTCCCCACGCACCCGCGTGCGGGTCACCGATTCGAAGCACAGGCTCTTCAGCGCCTCGATGGAGCTGATCGGCACCCGCGGGCACCACGCGGTGAGCGTCGATGAGATCGCCAAGGCCGCGGGCGTGTCCAAGGGCACCGTGTATTACAACTTCGGGTCCAAGGGCGAGCTGATCGGCGAATTGCTGAACTACGGTGCGGCGATCCTCTTCGAGCGGCTCGATGACGGGGCCCGGCACGCCGATGCCGACCTCGGCCTGCGGCTGATGGTTTCCGGCGCGCTGGAGTTCATCGCCGAATACCCCTCTTTCGCCCAGCTGTGGATTTCCGAGCAGTGGCAGGCCGACAGCGCCTGGGCGGCGTCGCTGGCCCAGATGCGCCACGAGGTCATCTCGCTGGTGCGCACGGCGCTGGGGCGGATGGCCGCCGACGGACCGCCGGCCCCGGGCTCGCCCGCGGTGGACCTCGATGCGTTGGCCACAGCAATCTTCGGCGCCGCGTTGATCCTGGGCAGGGACAGGCACGTCTTCCATCCCGAACGTAGCGTGGAGGGCTGCGTGGATGCCGTCATGGCATTCACGGCGCCACTGCGCTAG
- a CDS encoding ABC transporter ATP-binding protein: MLIANSLAIAGRHQPLLEPTSLAVARGQILLVQAEPQPTRTALSLGLSARMRPSSGSVAWSGNSTLRSVRRISALVDSPEINEPEAHLKVRDLVAEDLALQPGPLWRRSSIDSWMERHRMDHLADSWLDAIDPLDRLALLTHLALEDHRVELAVFDSPDRHGIPEESWIDYLQTVAAGRRSPAVVAVVTRIPLWWEGAGTYAGAVQRHDAFEPPATPGTAETTADAAATDSIPPVEDAPAAPEPSVFSTASKETR; this comes from the coding sequence GTGCTTATCGCTAACTCGCTGGCCATCGCCGGACGCCACCAACCACTGCTGGAACCAACCAGCCTCGCCGTTGCCCGCGGGCAGATCCTGTTGGTGCAAGCCGAACCGCAACCGACCCGAACCGCACTGTCCCTGGGCCTGAGCGCACGCATGCGCCCCTCCTCGGGAAGCGTCGCCTGGTCGGGCAACTCCACGCTGCGTTCGGTGCGACGCATCAGCGCCCTTGTCGACTCGCCCGAAATCAACGAGCCGGAGGCCCACCTCAAGGTCCGGGACCTGGTGGCCGAGGACCTGGCCCTGCAGCCCGGCCCGCTCTGGCGGCGCAGCAGCATCGATTCCTGGATGGAGCGCCACCGGATGGACCACCTGGCCGACTCATGGCTCGATGCGATAGACCCGCTGGACCGGCTGGCACTGTTGACGCACTTGGCGCTCGAAGACCACCGGGTTGAGCTGGCCGTCTTCGACTCCCCCGACCGGCACGGCATCCCGGAAGAATCCTGGATCGACTACCTGCAAACGGTGGCCGCCGGCCGCCGTTCCCCCGCCGTGGTTGCCGTCGTGACCCGCATTCCGCTCTGGTGGGAGGGCGCCGGCACCTACGCCGGGGCCGTTCAACGACATGACGCGTTCGAACCGCCGGCAACCCCCGGCACCGCGGAGACCACCGCGGATGCCGCGGCAACGGATTCCATTCCGCCCGTGGAAGATGCTCCGGCAGCGCCGGAACCCTCCGTTTTTTCAACAGCATCGAAGGAAACCCGATGA